The following proteins are co-located in the Pan troglodytes isolate AG18354 chromosome 5, NHGRI_mPanTro3-v2.0_pri, whole genome shotgun sequence genome:
- the RNF146 gene encoding E3 ubiquitin-protein ligase RNF146 isoform X2 codes for MMAGCGEIDHSINMLPTNRKANESCSNTAPSLTVPECAICLQTCVHPVSLPCKHVFCYLCVKGASWLGKRCALCRQEIPEDFLDKPTLLSPEELKAASRGNGEYAWYYEGRNGWWQYDERTSRELEDAFSKGKKNTEMLIAGFLYVADLENMVQYRRNEHGRRRKIKRDIIDIPKKGVAGLRLDCDANTVNLARESSADGADSVSAQSGASVQPLVSSVRPLTSVDGQLTSPATPSPDASTSLEDSFAHLQLSGDNTAERSHRGEGEEDHESPSSGRVPAPDTSIEETESDASSDSEDVSAVVAQHSLTQQRLLVSNANQTVPDRSDRLGTDRSVAGGGTVSVSVRSRRPDGQCTVTEV; via the exons AT gATGGCTGGCTGTGGTGAAATTGATCATTCAATAAACATGCTTCCTACAAACAGGAAAGCGAACGAGTCCTGTTCTAATACTGCACCTTCTTTAACCGTCCCTGAATGTGCCATTTGTCTGCAAACATGTGTTCATCCAGTCAGTCTGCCCTGTAAGCACGTTTTCTGCTATCTATGTGTAAAAGGAGCTTCATGGCTTGGAAAGCGGTGTGCTCTTTGTCGACAAGAAATTCCCGAGGATTTCCTTGACAAGCCAACCTTGTTGTCACCAGAAGAACTCAAGGCAGCAAGTAGAGGAAATGGTGAATATGCATGGTATTATGAAGGAAGAAATGGGTGGTGGCAGTACGATGAGCGCACTAGTAGAGAGCTGGAAGATGCTTTTTCCAAAGGTAAAAAGAACACTGAAATGTTAATTGCTGGCTTTCTGTATGTCGCTGATCTTGAAAACATGGTTCAATATAGGAGAAATGAACATGGACGTCGCAGGAAGATTAAGCGAGATATAATAGATATACCAAAGAAGGGAGTAGCTGGACTTAGGCTAGACTGTGATGCTAATACCGTAAACCTAGCAAGAGAGAGCTCTGCTGACGGAGCGGACAGTGTATCAGCACAGAGTGGAGCTTCTGTTCAGCCCCTAGTGTCTTCTGTAAGGCCCCTAACATCAGTAGATGGTCAGTTAACAAGCCCTGCAACACCATCCCCTGATGCAAGCACTTCTCTGGAAGACTCTTTTGCTCATTTACAACTCAGTGGAGACAACACAGCTGAAAGGAGTCAtaggggagaaggagaagaagatcATGAATCACCATCTTCAGGCAGGGTACCAGCACCAGACACCTCCATTGAAGAAACTGAATCAGATGCCAGTAGTGATAGTGAGGATGTATCTGCAGTTGTTGCACAGCACTCCTTGACCCAACAGAGACTTTTGGTTTCTAATGCAAACCAGACAGTACCCGATCGATCAGATCGATTGGGAACTGATCGATCAGTAGCAGGGGGTGGAACAGTGAGTGTCAGTGTCAGATCTAGAAGGCCTGATGGACAGTGCACAGTAACtgaagtttaa
- the RNF146 gene encoding E3 ubiquitin-protein ligase RNF146 isoform X1 translates to MAGCGEIDHSINMLPTNRKANESCSNTAPSLTVPECAICLQTCVHPVSLPCKHVFCYLCVKGASWLGKRCALCRQEIPEDFLDKPTLLSPEELKAASRGNGEYAWYYEGRNGWWQYDERTSRELEDAFSKGKKNTEMLIAGFLYVADLENMVQYRRNEHGRRRKIKRDIIDIPKKGVAGLRLDCDANTVNLARESSADGADSVSAQSGASVQPLVSSVRPLTSVDGQLTSPATPSPDASTSLEDSFAHLQLSGDNTAERSHRGEGEEDHESPSSGRVPAPDTSIEETESDASSDSEDVSAVVAQHSLTQQRLLVSNANQTVPDRSDRLGTDRSVAGGGTVSVSVRSRRPDGQCTVTEV, encoded by the coding sequence ATGGCTGGCTGTGGTGAAATTGATCATTCAATAAACATGCTTCCTACAAACAGGAAAGCGAACGAGTCCTGTTCTAATACTGCACCTTCTTTAACCGTCCCTGAATGTGCCATTTGTCTGCAAACATGTGTTCATCCAGTCAGTCTGCCCTGTAAGCACGTTTTCTGCTATCTATGTGTAAAAGGAGCTTCATGGCTTGGAAAGCGGTGTGCTCTTTGTCGACAAGAAATTCCCGAGGATTTCCTTGACAAGCCAACCTTGTTGTCACCAGAAGAACTCAAGGCAGCAAGTAGAGGAAATGGTGAATATGCATGGTATTATGAAGGAAGAAATGGGTGGTGGCAGTACGATGAGCGCACTAGTAGAGAGCTGGAAGATGCTTTTTCCAAAGGTAAAAAGAACACTGAAATGTTAATTGCTGGCTTTCTGTATGTCGCTGATCTTGAAAACATGGTTCAATATAGGAGAAATGAACATGGACGTCGCAGGAAGATTAAGCGAGATATAATAGATATACCAAAGAAGGGAGTAGCTGGACTTAGGCTAGACTGTGATGCTAATACCGTAAACCTAGCAAGAGAGAGCTCTGCTGACGGAGCGGACAGTGTATCAGCACAGAGTGGAGCTTCTGTTCAGCCCCTAGTGTCTTCTGTAAGGCCCCTAACATCAGTAGATGGTCAGTTAACAAGCCCTGCAACACCATCCCCTGATGCAAGCACTTCTCTGGAAGACTCTTTTGCTCATTTACAACTCAGTGGAGACAACACAGCTGAAAGGAGTCAtaggggagaaggagaagaagatcATGAATCACCATCTTCAGGCAGGGTACCAGCACCAGACACCTCCATTGAAGAAACTGAATCAGATGCCAGTAGTGATAGTGAGGATGTATCTGCAGTTGTTGCACAGCACTCCTTGACCCAACAGAGACTTTTGGTTTCTAATGCAAACCAGACAGTACCCGATCGATCAGATCGATTGGGAACTGATCGATCAGTAGCAGGGGGTGGAACAGTGAGTGTCAGTGTCAGATCTAGAAGGCCTGATGGACAGTGCACAGTAACtgaagtttaa